One window from the genome of Desulfobulbaceae bacterium DB1 encodes:
- a CDS encoding thiamine biosynthesis protein codes for MNKHVTALALFSGGLDSILACRVVAEQGVKVIAVKFVTPFFDYDLLEDEEGYRRKMKDKYDIDVIVRDITDSYLELLHRPPHGFGKHFNPCIDCKILMISEAKKLMESHGATFIITGEVIGQRPMSQRKDTLRVIERDSDTDSLLLRPLCTKSQKPTRVELAGIIDREKLPDFSGRGRSGQIELAARLGITDYPNAAGGCKLTDPNLAKRIRMLYDETAQINRHDIRFLLVGRQFRMPHGGRLAMGRDEKENNALLKLKRPGDIVLRLHDRPGPIALLRHSRHAEDLRASAGLLVRYTKKINGKPVESMVRVRDGESDGILAAAPLFETEIDGLRVL; via the coding sequence ATGAACAAGCACGTAACAGCCCTGGCCCTTTTTTCCGGAGGCCTGGACAGTATTCTCGCCTGCCGTGTCGTTGCCGAGCAGGGGGTCAAGGTCATTGCCGTCAAGTTTGTCACCCCGTTTTTCGACTATGACCTGCTGGAAGATGAAGAAGGGTATCGCCGGAAAATGAAGGACAAGTACGACATCGACGTCATTGTCCGTGATATCACCGATTCCTACCTGGAGTTGCTGCACCGGCCGCCGCACGGATTCGGCAAGCACTTCAATCCCTGCATTGACTGCAAAATCCTGATGATCAGTGAAGCGAAAAAGCTGATGGAATCCCATGGCGCCACATTCATCATCACCGGCGAGGTCATCGGTCAGCGTCCCATGTCGCAGCGCAAGGACACCCTGCGGGTTATCGAGCGGGACAGCGACACCGACTCCCTGCTGCTCAGGCCCCTGTGCACGAAATCGCAGAAGCCGACGAGGGTGGAACTGGCCGGCATCATTGACCGGGAAAAACTGCCGGATTTCAGCGGCAGGGGAAGATCCGGACAGATCGAACTCGCGGCGCGTCTCGGCATCACCGATTACCCCAACGCGGCCGGCGGCTGCAAGTTGACCGACCCCAACCTGGCAAAACGGATACGCATGCTTTATGACGAAACCGCGCAAATCAACAGACACGACATCCGCTTTCTCCTGGTCGGACGTCAGTTCAGAATGCCCCATGGCGGCCGGCTTGCCATGGGACGCGATGAAAAGGAAAACAACGCGCTGCTCAAATTGAAGCGGCCGGGCGACATTGTCCTGCGCCTGCACGATCGACCCGGACCAATCGCCCTGCTGCGTCACTCGCGGCATGCCGAGGATCTGCGAGCAAGCGCCGGGCTCCTTGTCCGCTATACCAAAAAAATCAACGGCAAACCCGTGGAGTCGATGGTTCGGGTGCGCGACGGGGAATC
- a CDS encoding DNA repair protein RecN: protein MLCELHIANLALIEKLSLSFNSGLSVLTGETGAGKSIILQAIHLLSGGKGAASWVRNGAESAVIEALFEVGDEQAVLVNRLREQGFEAEGAIILKRVLSDQGRSRFYVNGSPATARITGELAEELFSLASQHDHQQLLIPRFHLDFVDAVGDIWSQRAAFGELYDVFQQKKSEHQTLLQKEKDKEQRKDFLSFQLNEIVSAGVVEGEDEKLVSEKDRLKSADELTRLGRKSYSLLYDATGSFSQLRKNLGTMAALDPLIAPLAEEVSGYTFQLEDKVHGLRAYLDGIPDDPGQLEDIVGRLDLLSRLKRKYGPELSDVIDSCRKAAEELEEIEALDHRLDGLARELQVLGKKLLEGAADLSARRREVAHRLAETIRAELVSLSLEQAVFEIDFPGGEMTLSSLGRTGADKPVFMFSANRGEPVKPIAQIASGGELSRLLLALKCLLARKDQVETVIFDEVDTGISGKAAESVARKIRELASHHQVLCITHLPQIASCADDHYRVSKSVENDRTRTAIVKLDKQQRVAEIAAMLDGSSVTPRTLAYAAELINRNSQ from the coding sequence ATGCTCTGCGAACTCCACATTGCCAACCTGGCACTGATCGAAAAGCTTTCTCTTTCCTTTAACAGCGGGCTGTCCGTGCTCACCGGAGAAACCGGGGCCGGGAAATCCATCATTCTCCAGGCCATCCATCTTCTTTCCGGCGGCAAGGGCGCGGCAAGCTGGGTACGAAACGGCGCGGAAAGCGCCGTCATCGAAGCCCTTTTCGAGGTGGGCGATGAACAGGCCGTCCTTGTGAACCGCTTGCGCGAACAGGGTTTTGAGGCGGAGGGAGCCATTATCCTGAAACGGGTGCTGTCCGATCAGGGCCGCAGCCGTTTCTATGTCAACGGCAGTCCGGCCACCGCCAGGATAACCGGCGAACTGGCCGAGGAGCTCTTCAGTCTGGCAAGCCAGCATGATCACCAGCAACTGCTCATTCCCCGCTTTCATCTCGATTTCGTCGATGCGGTGGGAGACATCTGGTCGCAACGCGCCGCCTTCGGCGAACTGTATGACGTCTTTCAGCAAAAAAAGTCGGAACACCAGACCCTGCTGCAAAAAGAAAAGGACAAGGAGCAGCGCAAGGATTTCCTTTCCTTTCAACTCAACGAGATCGTCAGTGCCGGGGTGGTCGAGGGCGAGGATGAAAAACTGGTCAGCGAAAAGGACCGGTTGAAAAGCGCGGATGAGCTCACCCGCCTCGGCCGGAAAAGCTATTCCCTTCTTTATGACGCCACCGGTTCCTTTTCCCAGTTGCGGAAAAATCTGGGAACCATGGCCGCCCTTGATCCGCTGATCGCTCCTTTGGCGGAAGAGGTCAGCGGTTACACCTTTCAGCTGGAGGACAAGGTGCACGGTCTGCGCGCCTATCTTGACGGAATCCCGGATGATCCCGGTCAGCTTGAGGATATCGTCGGCCGGCTTGATCTGCTTTCGCGGCTCAAAAGAAAATACGGACCCGAACTGTCGGATGTGATCGATTCCTGCCGGAAGGCCGCCGAGGAACTGGAAGAAATCGAGGCATTGGATCATCGCCTTGACGGCCTTGCCAGGGAATTGCAGGTGCTGGGAAAGAAACTCCTGGAAGGAGCTGCCGATTTATCCGCCAGACGACGGGAGGTAGCCCACCGTCTGGCGGAAACCATTAGGGCGGAACTCGTTTCCCTCAGCCTTGAACAGGCGGTGTTTGAAATAGATTTTCCCGGCGGGGAAATGACTCTTTCTTCCCTGGGCAGAACAGGGGCGGACAAACCGGTTTTCATGTTTTCCGCCAACCGGGGCGAACCGGTCAAGCCCATTGCTCAGATCGCATCAGGCGGCGAGTTGTCCCGCCTGCTCCTTGCCCTGAAGTGCCTTCTTGCCCGTAAAGACCAGGTGGAAACCGTTATTTTCGACGAGGTGGATACCGGAATCAGCGGCAAGGCGGCGGAGTCGGTTGCCCGCAAGATCAGGGAACTCGCCTCCCATCATCAGGTGCTCTGCATAACCCATCTGCCCCAGATCGCCTCCTGTGCCGATGATCATTACCGGGTGAGCAAATCGGTGGAAAACGACCGGACACGAACGGCGATCGTCAAGCTCGACAAGCAGCAGCGGGTTGCGGAAATTGCCGCCATGCTGGACGGCAGCTCCGTAACTCCCCGGACCCTGGCCTACGCCGCGGAACTCATCAACAGAAACAGCCAATAA